In Festucalex cinctus isolate MCC-2025b chromosome 17, RoL_Fcin_1.0, whole genome shotgun sequence, the genomic stretch GCTCAAATACTTTGTACTGAAGTAGGTTTTTCACGTATTTGTACTTCACTTGAGTATTTTAAcggcaaatttttattttttatcgctATATTTGAAAATAATCCTTACTTTCTACTacttatggaaaaaaatgaggTTGTTATATTTTTTCAACCCTAAATGATGTTATAGAAAAAGGGATCAGGGGTGctcaaaggggggggggggggggggggggggtaatcagTGGGGCAGAGACAGGGCAGGGTGTCCACAATAAGTTAAGTTGGTAGTCAGTTCATAAAGCTAGCAAAGCTTCGTGTATATGTTGTTTTGATAACGTAAAAGTTGATGTTAGCTTTCTAAATTTATTTCATCTATGTTGTGTAGcgcttatcctcattagggCACATTGGAGCCAATCCAAGCCAATCGTACGACATGTATTGTATACACGAGAGGTCAGTAAACTTTTGGAAGCTGAAAGCTACAACTTGGGTACCGATTAGTGTTATTAATtacttctgaaataacaaatttgctcaaattacaTTTAGTAGGGCGCTCGATTGGCTAGCTCATTTCAGTCGACCACAAAAATTGGTCAGCAGGGTGTACACCCAGATAAATTATTGGATTAAAATTTCCTAGAGAATCACAATGACCCATCACTGGTGAATTACACTAGACAaatatggtgaattcaattgaaatatagAAAGAGtttgaaaatacatttcttggagtagttattgatgataaatgatGTTGGAagtcacacatagaaaatgtcaaaactcATAGGGATACGctctaaaactaaggatgtcctgaataaaaaagaaaatcattatACTGTTCATGAATATTACCATATCTGACTTactgtgtggaaatctggggaaacacataaaaaaataaataaataccgacCCTATTTTCAAACTGCAAAAACGagccataagaattattaatcgatgAAAATATAGAGaaccaacacattcactatttattaaatacagtgaaattttatgaccaagttgagtttaaaatagcacaaataatgtataaagcttacaacaatcactctgccacagtactcagaagctatttgaaattagagagagtccttatgacataaggggtacaagtgtctacaaaaaataaatataagaacaaatattaagcaaatgtgtgtttctgtaagaggtgttaatttgtggaataattttggtactgacctgaaaagatgcaagtcacttgctgagtttaaaaaaaatgtttaaaagcaaagctGAAGAACATTAATTAAATCAGACATAAGCTAGTAAAACTgcagaaatgtaatttttttcgaTGTACcagtatgagtgtaatgaaaattgtatatgtgagtatgaggatgtattattattgtgtatgcctatgaatttcatgtacatacgctaTTGGCAAATGTACGTATATGTCAAAGTGCAGTTGTATAcacgagcaggattacacatttttctttagttCAAATGTATTAAcctattgtattaaaaattacATAAGTCAAGAGAtgcaaagaataaggggtaggactagataagttttcaacttcgtcctactccctttgaacatgtaaactgtcacTGGTtgtatatgttttaaatttcttttattcattttttttctgctacttgtttatgtttagatgttcaataaacaagaacaaacaattatttttggaaTAGGCCCGCAGGCTACCCATGTGATGCCTGCGGGCACCATGTACAGACAAGTAGTGTGCACAATAATTGTGGGCTGGGTTTCAAACCCCTGACCTCTGACCTTCGAGGCAGACATGTTAACCACTAGGACAGAGTGCTTCCCGCATAAgtcaatcttaaaaaaaaaaaaaaaaacagcctcaaGGTTAAATACACGTTATATAATTTGGACATGAGATATGAACACGTTGCATTATCCAAAGGACCTCTCGTTCATAAAAGTCAGTAATGGGTGTGACTGGTGCAAGAGGGCCATCTAGTGGACGAATTTATACTGCAAGCTAAATCTCAGCTGTTTCTCTGCAAACTTAAGTatcaattgatttttttggggcTGCGATTTTCAAACGTATCACAACAATACCGTAGCTTTTCATCACATTCCTCTCTAGCGTGTAATTTGACAGGAATTTGAAATGAGGCTTCGTGGAGGATCAACAGCGGCTCGGCTCTCAGACAGGTATTGAAAACGCAGGACCTGCAGGTCAGTCTTGTTTGATTGAAGAGGCTTTTACTTGTTTTCTTGTTATTATGACAGGCCAGAGTACAGAAAGCATTCACAAAGGTTTCTCCACTCACTTCCTCGACGTGAGCAGACTCATCTTGTATTGCAGTAAAACTACACAAGAAGAAATGAGAAAGATTGGTAGATTGATTTGGATCACATTGCAATatatccccccccccagatTTACTTAGTATGAAATCTGGGCCTGTTTAATGGTGGATTCACTGATTTTCTCgagaagggagggagggaaaaataataataataataaaataagtttgTCCCGTTTGAAAAACTGCGCATGCGTAAacccatcctaccagctctcctgctcgtccgggggaaacgcctctcaaatgttGCTAAAGTctgagctcatcttcatcatcattttaATCAGCCTCTGCAGCCAGCCTCGCTtcatacggatgtcctcttgcgtctctcagctattttcaaagtacgcggtcagctcggtggcgctacaacgatgaatggccgaatccgaagctcacttgaggaagctagctacatgctacaaacactcgaagtgcgcatgcgcagataggaacgagcacgcacgacgtcgttacgcagattgattgacaggatcgagaaacaatcgttaagatgatccacccggaagacacggcaacaaaaaaatccaccttAGCAAGGCTAGGTGAACAAACTTACTTTATTTGTAGTAACTAAATGATCATTTCCTGCCTTGAACCACAACAGGACCCTCCTCCCCTCATGTCATAAACGTGGCTGCCGGAAGCAATTTCCCCTGCAACCCGATCCGCACCGAGGGCCACGCTACCCCGCCGTTCGACGTGTCACCTTACGTGAGTGTGTGCGCCATTAACCTGCAGGTGTAATGCTCACACCAGTGCACTGTGTCTAAGCTAGCATGCCGCTGCAACTTGAGCCCGGAGGCAAACATTTAAATTAACCCCCACCCTGGCGACATTTACGTCAGGTGTTACATTACCGCTACCCCCTGCATGAACTCACACCTGTTGGTGGACAAAAGAAAAGTGCATATTTAGGAGATGAATACTTCATGGTCAATAATATTATCAATATTCCACATATTAACGTTCAGACTTTACAATGTTTTCTTAATATTATATTGCTAAtatgataattaaaaaagatCATCATACTTACCAAAGATGCAGTTTATTAAATGTTGAGCACATTTGACATCTGTTTTATTGCTAATGTAGTTTAGCTTACATGGGTCAGCACTACTGATTCTGAAGGCGGCcctgggcagattagattgacatggcaacaaTGAGAATAAAATCTGattggaccaaaaaataaaataaaaaaacaacaacaacattgacaTACTTACACTGGAATCCAtgttgccaaaataaatgttgtgaaaTTAACAGAATAGACTAGGGCTGGTtatcgattcgatttcgattcacaagaggtcagtttgatttgattttttcccaatttaattgattaattatggaacagcaAGACTTCTTAAATATTAATGACATGATTAATAAAAATActacacaaatattaaattccaagTACAATTTTGCAGATAAAGGATGTTATAACCActgaagtgttacacaaactttCACACATTCTGTGTGCTTTCTCAGtctttcaagtgtttttttgtggtcATCATGAATGATGCATCGGTCTTGCTTTGCTCCGCAggcgtttttgtgtgttttggaaACAGGGATACCCATGTTGACAAACCATTTCCCACATCTCGAACAGCGAATTTCATTATTCAGCAGGCAACTCGTTATTCTTTCTTGCTCCCTctgtgtgggaaaaaaatgactttttagagCAGTCTTTACAAATACTCTCATTAAATGATAATCACTTCCCTTTTATGTGGAGATCCAGTGGATGAAGTGCAGTTGTCGTGGCCGTGGGATATGGTGAAATAGGAGATTCcactctcatctttttttttttttttttttttaaatggaccaaAGAGTCATAAGGCCATGAATGTTATTAGGAAACCCCTGTGGGTGTGACAGAATTACACAATGCTCTCAGGATTCATTGAAAAGTAGGAAAGCATAGTCTGAGATGATTATTATTGACTAGTGTCAAACTTTTGGCCCTCCAGAGCCTCATTTGGTTTTTGAAACAGATCAGCTGAGACCTTAAATTATTGTTTGTCTGTACTCGTGTAATTTTAGTCTcaattttagtccaatttcataacaatttcacatacaatttcctctcatctttttgatgaaaaacaacttggacacacaattacagcacAGGATATTAACATGTCAAGTGGCTGCTATagacccttctagtgtgacgtcacattgaAGTGCGCCCCCTGCGAGTGagttagaaaacaatcagtgtgagctagaaaataggtcaaacagttgataaatcagcgaggaatgctatggtgaacttgtgcgcagccgacggatgctctaatagctcaaacagagatgagatcattctttcggctgccggcagcgattctaaaccaggcggaagacagtgaggagtgaaataCGAGCACGATGGCCAGCGCGAATCTACGAAGCAACTGCTTTAGTTTGCACCcgcaaaaagtacgaggatatgctcagatcattttatgtcaggtagtttttctctttttttatatacatatttcataacattaacctctgattgtgaattccaggcagacgtgatgaatgtgccatattatctttagttaaataatcattcatacttttttttttttttttgcatatgtattcaagtcattttgaacaaaaagttaacgatttaacacaattatcacaattagcactttaactcgggcttgatttctgttgaggaatgtgtagtaaacgtGCGGTCTGTATGTTAGCAgatagcaagctaagatagcttcaAGACTTCAATATACAACGATTTCATgattgacaatttacaccacgaaagtagtgatcgacatactgtttcaaccaaaaacaacagcttctacttccacttttccctccaacaaactccattttcTTTTAGCTAGcagctccaaacgactggtttcaatgattcacAGTAATGTAGCGTCCTACTCGGCCCTTTTTtcttgacacttgacatatttcccgccttttaacgaaaacgctcgccgaaaatcaagctctcgaCATTCATTTggtatgggatgtttgccctccgggaggcgcagcagaagctaagcagtgacgtcagctggaagggtctatagcgCCATGCTATGAGATACTAAATTAGATAGCATTAGCTAGTGtttggattaacattattgttgttggattaattatatttttcgtctcgttttttgtTCCTGAACTAAAATGCCCTtaggttttagtccagtttttatgaagtgaagtacattttcgtctcgtcttcattcgttgacgaaaatgcatactgatttagtcccagttactgtttattaatgagggttttagtctaatctagtctagttttagtccggtgaaaaaggTGTGTTGACGATATTATCTTTGTTTAGGtctcgttgacgaaattaacgcTAGTCTTTACACAGTTCTGGGTGTCGCAAaggcagctgggataggctccagctcacctttgACCCTAACTGATCATAaataaattggatggatggataaaagtagtctatagaattaaaaaaaaataaatagatgaaaCGTTGTTTTATGTTGTTATAAACACACAATTCTGATCCAAAATAAAACCACACCCTGTGTATTCTGTGCCCAGAAAAGCGTAGCAGAAGATGACAAATTCTCCCCCAGtggaatataataaaaacaactcCACTCCAGAGCCTGTCTGAGCAAAACAAGGTAAGATAAAGAATTGCTGCTTAGCCTCTCATGCTGCATAATTCTTTGTTTTGCCCGACTCTCagcattagcatttttattatgttaagcAGGTACAGTCTATCTCGACTAGTTTATATTCATTTGTACACTGTGCATTTTGACAGCTGACATTCCCACATTCAATATAAGACAAACACTTCAGAAgccaaacatcttttttttttttaatggcaatatATGGATAAGTATTTCAAATGTAATGAAAACATCCACTGTGTATTGCAAAGTGCTTCAAGATGCGGTCGATCACCCAAGTTTAAACCCGAAACATGCCACTCGTAAAGCGTCCGACCGCATCCCACTAAAAGTGCTAATGGTGCCCGCTGAAAGATGAATAATTCATCCGAGCTGCGTTGCACCAGCGTGCGTTTCATGCAAAGAAACATATTACCGACAATTAGCTCAGTTATGCACGGCTTATTAAACTTGAAAGTCAATTTGGCTCGGTCCTGATTGGTCCGCGTCCACCGCGCGGTACCCGGGGGCACAtcttttttaatagattttcaATCTTTGAATACAGAGCAGTGATTCACTTTATGAAATTCTCATTAAAGTCTCATTATCCGTAAGTGATGTTTTATTTTCCCTTCCCGTGTCTGTCCGGCGTCCCTGTTCCTTCACAGCGTTGTCGGTCCCTAATTTGTCACACTAGCCAAGTCGATGtgattttatacttttttttttttttttttttttggtcaatggGGCGGCTAAGATGAACTCCGATGCCTGTCGCCCGTAATTTGTCATTCAAACAGCCCGTTAGGCGCAAGTGACAATGGGGCGGTTATGATTGAGCCTGATGAACTGTGCCTAGTGGCCATGCAGTCGGGGAAAATAAACGGAGCTGTTCTGATCTACGTTGCTGCAACCGCTTCATAGTTGCCGTTTAATTCCAATTGGTGGTGTCTGCGTTGTTTGATGGCAAAATTGAAAAAGCACATCAATCAGTAAGAGAATATATTTCCTGGTACGTGGCCTATAACAGAGCAGTTGGTGAGCCACCATTTAAAGTCGTGTAACCCCTCACCTACCAGTGGTACTATCGAGCAGTTTTTCCCAACCGCtgaaattatccaatttcacttaattggtcccattattatttatttacaacaaataatgctTCTATGCCCATCTATCTATACCAGCAACGTATATTGAAAGGCAGAAATATAAAATGCTGTTCCACTAGAAGAGAGAAGGTACAGTGAACTCTGCCAGGTTTCCCACAGTACgtttgtgagtaaattgagacgAGATCGTTATTTCAGTATTCATGAGCAATTCCACCAAATTGGTGCCATTTGCGTCCATATTTAAGCCCTGAAATTATGTCCACTGAAAGGTCTGGTGGATGAAATATATCCCACCAGGTCATCAAGGGATTGTTCAACGCCGCAACAATGAGGCGTTCTAATGCAGCCACACCAGCGGAATATCTGAAGGGACTTAACTGAAAATCGAACGAAATAAATTATCATCTCCGTTAGGGCTgtacaattaatcgaaattcaatcagaatttcaattattgcactccacaattacaaaatcagcataatcgtaaaaaaaaaagattaatactaatttttgagggtttttttattttttatttatacatttgcacttttttaaattttaaaataacaaattgaataaattttgtttcatccaaaagaaacttgcataattacaaaattatacaggactgtctcagaaaattataatattgtgataaagttctttattttcagtaatgcaattaaataagcaaaaatgccataaattctggattcattacaaatcaactgaaatattgcaagccttttattgtttttaatattgctgattatggcattttgaggaaatattctaatattttgagataggatatttgagttttcttaagctgtaagccataatcagcaatattaacgTAACAAAAAGCttgtaatatttcagttgatttgttatGAATCcggaatgtatggcatttttgttttttaaattgcattacagaaaagaactttatcacaatattctaattttctgagacagtcctgtagtgtttcaaataattttattggccttaatgtttttttatttcttttttacgtttaaacattttcttgttttgtaccaaaaaataaaaataaatgatcgtcctactgcacagtgcacatgctgcactccaacttcaagtttttgacaacatatttatttattataaattctgtttggttcaaaaggaatttacataattttagtgtttctatttttttatctcattcactcccagccattttcacaggagcaatcccgttcgctcccggctgttttactggattttgactgattttgcaaggcccacagaatattgtgttctattgctatcaaaacaaagattaaagtctcttctttcatcaggaaaaaaaagtatgtttctatctgtttccgtttggcagcaattagcattagaagagagctaagtttcatcagttttcacaaatctatttaaaattgtaagtaattgagcttttttttctagatgaccctggttgatctcctttgctctgctgccacctgctggccttttgtgtaataactaccatttctgcaaccattctttgcagttgagaggctgcatgaaaaccttctgtatgctctagcataaaaaaacttataaatacgtctttgggacacttagaacattaaaaaaaacggatttatacgttattgggagcaaatgagttaattggtcgtaatattttttaatgcttaaacattttgttgttttgtaccaaaaagtaaataatcatttgaatattgggatttcaattattgccaaaataatcgtgattaatattttttccataatcgagcagccctaatctCCATCTTAACACTTTTTTCCAGCTATTatacttattattttattttgagagtTATAACAAGCAAATTGCACCGATTGGGTGGAATGGCCTatattgtactgtatgttttatgacatttttttgcttAGTGGGAATAATATTTccaaaatgtaaagtatttgccttggctcaataaaggttgggaaacaccgGCCGAAAGGCTAAACAACAGTACTGATGGTGGAAGACTCCTCCGACTTGGCTTGCCTGCTGGGCAACGACTTGAGATACTCCAAATGTCTGCGTGCGTCCTCCTGGTTGGCCCTGACGTAGTAGACCAGATAAGAGATGACCATGGTGAACCAGCCAAACATGACCACCAGCATGGCCACGTCTGTAGTCCTCTTCATCACCACACACAAGTCAACATCCGGCTCCAAGAGGAAGGCCAGCCCCTGGACGCTCATTTCCTCCGGGTCCGAAGTCTGGCACACGATGCCGGTCAGCGACACGGGCTCCAGGTCCACGCGGGGCATGGCCATCTGCAGGTTGCAGTCGCAGTGCCAAGGATTGTTGGTTAAATTGGCCCGAGCCCGCAGACCCGCGAAGGAGTCCGCGTTGAAATGGACTAACTTGTTTCCGGAAAGGTCCAGGAACTGCAACGAGGAGCTCAAGCCTCTGAACGCGCCCGGTTGCAGCTGGCTGATGTCATTGTGCGAGAGGTCCAGTTCGGCCAGGTGGGACAGGCCGGCGAACGCGTTGGCCGGGACGGAAGTCAGGAGGTTGAAGTCCAGGTAGACTCGCCGCGTGTCGTTGGGGATGTCCCGCGGGATCTCGGTCAGCTGCTGATTGCTGCAGCGCACCGTCCTGCCGCCGCCGTCGCTCTCGGAGCAGTAGCAGTGTTTGGAGCAAGTGGTGGCGGCGTGGTGGAAGCAGAAGGTCATGAGCACCAGGCTGTGCAGCAGCAAACACATGACCACGTAGTCCACCACGATGGACATCGTGCCACGCATCAATTGCCCCTGTGATGTGAGGTGAGCCTAAGACATATAAAACAACATATTAGCAGTAGtggaacagatttcacaattcTCAAGCATTCTCCGCAATTCTCCACACAAATACCCTGTGGGGAAAGTTGGGATGTAACgctaacagcaatatcgtgatataagaATTGCCACAAAATTGTTGTTGTCATGACATAATAtttaaagcagcacatctgttaactcattcactcccaaccattttcactgaagtgttttcctggattttgactgattttacaaggcccgcgaaatattatgttctattgctataaaaatatgaaacctaccaaaagattagagaaaattagagtctcttcttttatcaggaaaaaaaaaagtatattcctatctgtttccgctgtgcagcaattagcaatagaacatagctaagtttcatcattattcacaattctgcttagaactgtgcgGAAATCGGCTTGTTTTAACAtagcctggttgatctcttatactctgctgccactcaaccattttctgcagtagatagactgcatcaaagccttctctatgctctggcataaaaaaaaacaaaaaaataaaaacataaatacgtctttgggacacttaaaacatttaaaatatgacgtatttatacgtttttgggagctaatgagttaaagggatacttgactcattgaacaattctcAGCAGTGAATAGTTAATATTttctccagaatgaatttgataacttcgttatttttcagacacaattaatagctttaaaacgtaatttttctacttgctgtcgactgatgacatcacctgtgctgaggaagtaggtaatggccaatcgtggctcacctgttttctgggtttggtctgtaacctaagccatgattggtcgttacctacttcctcagcacaggtgatgtcatcattagtcgacagcaagtagaaaaattatttttaaaaggtactaattgtacatgaaaagtaatgaagttaccacgttaattaaagacaaaatattcactttttaatgctgaaaatggctcaatgagtcagaaTCCTCTGGTgcttagtttattagtgccgtttaatttgaattaggaatgttttggccactgcggCAGTTATCACTCCTATAAATCAGtcataccagcaaatatttttcaacatctctgtcaaaaaaaacattacttttgGCCCGCTTCAGTCAAACACATTGTGAGCTACATCGACCGTGAAACTTAATATTGACAGGCCAATTTCTCCGTCACTGCTTgttattatgtacaaaaaagCATAATACAGTCtttcctcgtttatcgcgggtgttaaGTTCCATAAACTACCCGTGATAATGGAAGTCCGcgttaattttaaaaacataatacaaaaatcccgttaattatatatatatatatatatctatcgaTCGCAAacctcctcacaatatcgtggTAATTATCTTATCGTGAgagtcatatcgtgatatttatcgTAACGTGATAAAAGTAGCCATTTCAATTGCAAATCACTGCCCAATTTAAAATTCAAGTTCCATACTGTTGGCTTCACAAACTGGGCCCAAGTCGACAAGTGTAGGTTTTACTAGCTCCACTGGGATCCCCCCGGTCTATGTCACAAAGTAAGATCGGGTAGACAGAATGGATGCACGCTCATCGCAGCAGAGAAACAACTGCACTCCCGTCGCTGTTCCCGGGAAGTCGAAGGATCAAACGGTCCTTTCTATTCGCGCGCGAGATGTACAAGCCGAGGCAATCCTTCGCTGCCACGGCGCCGCTTTTCTAATTGACATCCCTGCAGCGCACCACGTCTATTTCAGTACATTCAGACTGACGTTATTAGCATAGTGGAAGAGACGCATCGCATTCCGACAAAACAACGGCACTGGTACCATTTTACCTGacaattttttgttatttttgagaTAATGGGTATGCTGACACAAAAACTGGGATATTTATAGTTCCATTCATAAGAAAGGACTGTTTCTGTATCACACCACAACAcagatgctatttgttagctcaTTGTTTTAcattgttagcatgaagctaaaaCAGACTCATTCCAAAGGGAAGTTATGTGGTTGTTTCAAATACATGTTGCggaattttctttttgttcttcAATTCCCTCGTTCAAAGATTATATAGGAAACCATCCATTAAACTAAGACCAACCATACAACGTGCAGGCTTGCCTTCTGTGAGGGAACCACAGCTCACCCAGGCGTCTTTAATTCCTTCAAAATGTATACGGTCAATGAGCACAATCCACTTACAaagattaaaaaatgtcatcgaTCTCTCTGCGGGTATCAAATAGCGTTTAGTTTGGTGGGGTGGCAATGGTGGGTAGCGATACTGTGTCCCGCGTGAGGAGCACAAAGGCTTTCCGCaaacaaaatccatccattacaATTCAATTAATGGCCGTCTGGCATTTCATAATGAGCACCTTGGGAACCAAGCCATGGAAATTCCACTACGGCGTACAGTTCAGTTTAGCAATCAGTCACATTACCAAATTTTCCcaaggacccccccccccataatccTACCACCAATTAAATTTACAGTAACCACCATGTACAATGAAGAAGACATTtaataaagaaatttttgaTCGATAAAATATCGATAACCCCCCTAGAACGCTCACGGATTAAAGCTGGATTTTGAGTGGTTCACGTGACACAGCATTTGCTAAATTCTTCATCCTACTAATTGTCTTGTAGCTGTCTACTTTAACCCAACTTGATATGATCACACTGCCCTTGTGTGTCCTATTTTCCCTCGAGCCCAAAAAATACCCCGCGGACAAATTTCAATCCGCCGACAGTCAAATTAATGCCTGGGCTGCTCTGCTTAAGTGAGACCTTTTTGGCTTTGCGCTTATATTGTCAAGGCTGTTTTAGTTGGCCGTGCACCCTGCTGACACTAAGTGCAGGAGCAAATCAAACGGGAAGTTGTTTTTCCTCGGCTCGGAATAGAAGAAGTGTAAACAGGGGAAGGGGccaattgatggatggatagatagatagaccgaccaccaaacaaaaatggctgAAATAATAATGACATCAATGTAGTCAACTTAGTCATAGATGAAGTGAAATATAgggctgtttaatttaatacgaaataaacaccaaccattggttaactcatttgctcccagaaacgtataaatacattctattttaaatattaccatgccccaaagacgtatttatacgtatttttgttttgtttttttgtttttttatttgaactctttgattcagcctctgaactgaagagaatgcttgcagcaatggtagttattacaaaaacggccagcaggtggcagcagagtataagagatcaaccagggaataatgatgaaacttagctatattctaatgcttattgctttaaaacggaaa encodes the following:
- the lrrc3ca gene encoding leucine-rich repeat-containing protein 3B, whose amino-acid sequence is MRGTMSIVVDYVVMCLLLHSLVLMTFCFHHAATTCSKHCYCSESDGGGRTVRCSNQQLTEIPRDIPNDTRRVYLDFNLLTSVPANAFAGLSHLAELDLSHNDISQLQPGAFRGLSSSLQFLDLSGNKLVHFNADSFAGLRARANLTNNPWHCDCNLQMAMPRVDLEPVSLTGIVCQTSDPEEMSVQGLAFLLEPDVDLCVVMKRTTDVAMLVVMFGWFTMVISYLVYYVRANQEDARRHLEYLKSLPSRQAKSEESSTISTVV